Genomic DNA from Schistosoma haematobium chromosome 1, whole genome shotgun sequence:
tgatttattaaatcATTCTATTTGGATTTTTTCCTACTTTTTATAACTGCATTATCCAATACCTTTTTTGGTAGTTATAATACAACGCTTAAATGAATTTTTGGTACTTTAGTTCGACTTTAGTTAGTGGTTCGAAATATTTCGATAAAGTTTTTAACGTTTActtaaaaatgatattttagCGCTTTGTGCTAATAGCGATGATGTTTTTGTCTTTATGTCAATCATGAGCAATATAtttgcatcggttcaagttgccacatcacGTTTGTGTAGAAAGATGAAATCATCAAGATGTGCACCTGAATAGTAGAAATAGTAACTGTATTAGTGATAATAGAAAATAGTATACAATTTCAGAGGAGAAAATGAATTCACGGAATCGAAATTGTACGTATTTTAAGACAGCTTAAGTATGTCTATTTTATTGTGACTGGTTCTAAGCAATGCCACCAACACATCTCTAACATTTGTTACGATAATCGCGAGAACCCTACTGAAGTAGTCTACACTTACTTAAAGTTTCAGTTCAACAGTGAGTTTGGTACCACGCCTTGGATTGGTCACCTCTCTCAACGTACTCCTACACCTACTGGCATCCGACGTTAAGGTTGGCTGTGGTTAAGCAAACCTGATACATTTCTTAACTACCTCAGTTGATAAAGATTCATAGCCTTATCAACCAGTTTCTTATCCATACCTAGTATCCTGCATATAACTCCAACATCACTCGATAGTCCTAACATACTGTAGCAATGTTTTAAGATTTATCTTGTTGAAATGTATTAATCTGTCATATTTCACTCATTAACTAATTAATTCTAATTTTTGTACTACGCACTTTTTTTAGGACTTTTATGCGATATTTTATGGTCAGATCCTGATAAAGATGTTAATGGTTGGGCTGAAAATGATCGTGGTGTGAGTTTCACATTCGGTCCAGATGTAGTTACTAAGTTTCTCAACCGACATGATATGGATTTAATTTGTCGAGCGCATCAAGTAGTTGAAGATGGTTTTGAATTTTTCTGTCGTCGTCAGTTAGTAACCTTATTTTCTGCACCAAATTATTGCGGTGAATTTGATAATGCCGGTGGTATGATGTCTGTAGATGAGAATTTAACATGTTCATTTCAGGTAAGTATCTTTATCTTTTTGTTCATATACTACTACTCTGATAGTATCTCATAATCGTAAAAGTAATAATTTGTCTTGTTTTTGAATTCTGTTTAACTGGAAAAATGAGTGTTTTGTCACCTAACCTcgactaatatatatattctgaatCATTTACAATAAAGAAATAGTTTCAAATAATGTTACATAAAGGTAACTCAAATGAGCCTTATACAGATGGCAAGTAATGTAAATACAATTGTGAAGAACCCATCTTTTAGAATATCCGGCAAATCTTAGAAGTTTCATAAGTAATCCCGATGGTATGCTACTGAATGAACATACTATACAGTCAACTTGGTTAGTCCACATTATACTTACATAAGAAATAGACTCACATACTAGGTACTGATTCTGTCACTCGTTAAATATAAGATATAGAATAGATGTTCATATTTCTTACTATCTAAGTTACTTGTTAAGTTTACAACTAAGGCAGATTGTGAAGTGGTGGCTTAGTGATCAAGATATTCGACTTTCGGCCACTAAGTCCTAGGTATGAACTCCACTCCATTTAATGCGGTCTGGGCAACCGGGTAGTATCATTAGCCTTCACTTTTAGAGTATGCCTCATACACACCAACGTGCCTGACTAATgagtttattttattcagttcaGCCTTTTTAGgaaaattgaaaagaatataagCATATGATTTTTATTGGATGGTAAACCAATCCTTAAAATCTGTCATTGTATTATTAATACCTTGACACATAGAATTGGTAATAATCCGCAGAAAAGAAACCAAATGATAAGGAATGCTATTTGTTATGTTGCCTCCTGTAGCATTTTCCCGTTTCATTCTGAATTTAGCAGCGCAGCACTTTTCTGTCATCGATCGGTGGTGTATCTCATATAATAACCTATTAAATCTGGAGATGTACGGTCTCACTAACCGATTTATCAACTTTGTTTAATAATATTCTACATATACTCTTAATCTCACTCAATAGATTTATCACACTAGACCAGTGCCTAGAAGCAATTTCATCTGTGTTTGAATATAATGGGTTAACCTACATATATCTCATGTACCTTTTATAACTTTGAAGCCAATATAAAACAAACTGGTGTACCGTGTACATATTTTTGATGATAGGCAAATATGCTACTTTAGGAGTAAGTTGGAAGCTAAGGGCAAGCAAGTCAAAACATGGCATTAATCCATGAAGTCATCGACTGTTGGTCTGAGCTATGTTCGTTGATACCAAACCACTTAATTGGTGTCTGCGTggttattgtaaccaatggttgaagactttGGTTAACGTATctgagaatcgatcataatgaaCCAGATCCATTCCCTCTACGTCTTTAGTTCCAGTATTCCTTCATATCACACCTTTTTATCCTGTCTTCCCGAGAACTATATATTCTGAATACTTAGTTTTTCTTATTATCATTGCTATTCCATTATTCCGACtattttgtaatttatcttGTTAGTTTCATGTCATCTTTCTAGTGTGGTATGTCGAGTTGAAGCATTTCACATCTGTGCTAGATTCTGCGTTGAttatgattgattgactgactcaatcattcataatatcaatTTAATTTCATGTAATGGACTTATTATACTTGTACATTTATTTGTTAGCCGATTATACTGAAAATATAGGTATGAAGATAGTATACTCTTAACTAAAATATCACCATGTTAACCACCAGTATAAATGTTCTTATTTTTCACCATCATTTCGTTTATATATCCATTTCTCCTTACTCAATCAATACTTATATATGTAAATAGGTATGTTTTTTCTTTATTCCTCTGCCTGATTACGAAACTAGGACATAGTCAATTTGTGTGTGGATTTTTGTTCCAACATAGATTACTAATCTTAAAGGTTTGTAGAAAATCTTTCATCTTATTCCTTACGTGGCACTAATATGTGCATACTTTATATATATCACACTAATTTTGCATTCAGTCATCTGATTGTAGTGCAGTGCCTCTGGTGTATACATACGCGCTTATGTGTGCTATTGATCTCTGTTTAGCAAAACAATAATCgtttgtttaatattttgttgtttttttttcaaatgggCAAGatgatgataaatatatttgtttgcTGCAATTAGTATTACAAGTGGATGTTTCGTTCGTGGACACGTGTTATATATAGTGCCTTATTGATTATTCACATTATGATAATAtaaacttataataataatatatgttaACTTATCCTGTGGACTTTCTCAATCCATAATGAATAAGATGTATCTCTATGTACTTATACTTTAATGTTACTTATCAAGAGAATACTGATCTTGTCCAAATTCAGCTTAAACCCCATATTATAAAGATAGTAGCATTAGTAGATATTCGGATAGCAACATCGTTTGGTTTTTTATCTACGTGTTATCAATTAAAGTTTGTATGAGCTGCTGCAAAAATTGCTTTGGTAAGTGTGGTAGTGCCCTTCACGTTGACTACTTAGGTggttaaacaaaaaaaacttgACTTTAAACCAATTAATTGAAGGTTCAAATGTTAAAGCCCTACCACTCTTTTTTGGTTTGGACACAAAATCATATCGTAAGTTATTATTTTCTGAAATTAACCTCTCAAAGTCGAGTTTATAAATCTGTAAGTTGTTGAATAAATTGTATACTGAATTTAGTCACCAAAAGTTTATATTCATACACTGACCAGTAAGTTATCGAACTTACTACCtaattaacatttaaaaaataaaatggtttcgaaattttcatataaaagatAATTTGTAGAAATTATAATATTTCATTAAGTTTTATCGATTAGAAAATTAAGATAAGATGTCCTGGTCGGATTTCGTATAGTGTAGGTTCTGGTAACTGTATGATGTGCTATCTCAATTATACAGGTGTAGTTAAGAAAATCTGTAACACTTCACCGATATTAGCCTCGATAGTTTAATTACTGATGAGATCTCTTCAGTGATCATAGGGACTCGTTTTGTCCTGTCCAACCTATGTGTGTATAAGTTAGTCACTGAGGCTGTGAAATCCACCTATTGAAACATGATCATCGCATCACCCGTAAATCGCCAAATATCCCGTTATAAAATTCTGAAGTaacaattaattataatcaAGTGTTATATCTCTAACTTGAAGTCTTGATATGCCATGTACAACCTAATCACTCGAACGCTTGGACCCTACGAGTGTCAAGTTAGAAGACAAAAGATGAGTGGAAAGAAATCTTATTCCAACCAGTGTCAAATATGGTGCAAAACACTCGGGTATCTATAGTTTTTAGTGAAGGCGAAACCATCATTACAGTCACCCAACCCTCAAGTAGTGGTTTGTAGCATGTATCCAGTCTGGAGGCTACACGTCGAAATTCTTGAATGTCCTTCCAAacgatgattggatggaatgcCTTCGGTTATTCCAGAACTTTCTTGAGTTCACTGGGAGCCTTCCCCACATAAAGCTTGATCAACCAGTCCGTGACTTTATCATTCCATGTACGACTGACTTTAGATATATGAAGAAAGTTGGCCTTTCTAGGATAGCTTCGTTAACATGAGATAAATATTAGTTATTGTATTATTCAATATGAAGTGATATGAAACTTACCACAGTAAtgttaattgattatttattatgtaGTTATTTCTGACCTTAAGGCTACAAATAATATTCTGATTAAcagttattttcttttatattctaGAAATCGagttttcattatatatatatatatatattaaaaaccAAGAGACACAACCTTGCTTGAGTTCGAAACTGGGAACTTCGATTCTTTCTGATGAGGCTTTACATttggaccactgaaccggtatccaCTGATTAACATTCCTAACTCCAGTTGATTCATGATATTAGTAGGCAACTACTTCGCACTTGATATGGCTGAACACTAGTCACAGCTCATCACTAGTACTCCGGGAAATACATCTCGGGATTAGTCAGTGGtcagttcattattattagcagCAGTAAAGAGGGTAAACAATCGGATGCTAACTTTGTGATCTGAAGGTAACTACTGAGATTGATCCTTAATTAGGTCGTGGTTGCACACTGCTAAGTAGTCTCGTCCTAGTACTAGGCTAGCAGGAAATAAATGTTCAGTACTCACCGGTTTTAACGGCTGTCTAATTAAGCTTCACCTTTAGTGTAAAGCATAATGTATATTATTATCGTTTCGATGGGACTGACTGATTAGTTTACTATTCTCTGTTTTTCTTTTGCTTGCCTTATGGCTATCTATTTACTTTAGATACTTAAACCATCTGAAAAGAAGGCTAAATATCAATATCAAGGTGTAAACACTGCTGGCAATCAAGCCAGATTGCCTGCTCGTATACCATGATCACTATGTTCGTTGTCAATAATAATACATGCTTCCATAAATGCTTATCATAGTATGTGCGTAGCATAGAACTGTCTGGAGGAAAGAACGATAAATAACAAACTTACTAACAAATGGtatttcatcatatttcaatACAATTTCAAACTtttatgcttatatatatatataactattgtTCCTTAATTTTCTTTTACACAAATAATGCACAcaatattttcattgataaattaaaattaactcaAGCACATGTATTTACTATTTGGTTGCTTATTACGTTTACTGTTTGTGTATAGACGGCACAGGCACATATTACTTACAACGAGTTTAAACACTACTTCAATTATATGCACAAATCTTCTGAGAATAAAAAGATTATGGTTACAAATATTTACTCAATACCTGATGAGGTTTCTGTTTTTTGAGATATTTTCTTGTCCATATTAATGAATGCGTCCACTGCTCAAATAACAACTACTCTCCTCATGTGTTTTGTGTGTGGGTGTATCATATGCTtcttcattgttttattataattaacGCATTCAGCGAGACGATACAACAATTGGGAACTGTATTTTGTCTATAAAATAGTTTCTACTTGTCTTTCGATCAGTTTTGTCCTGGTTGACATATTTTCACTATAAACACACATGTCGTAAACTAAACTACTTGTAAAGAAATGTAACCTTTCGATTCCTCCTAGGTCGTTTTTTTCTTTCGTGTATGATAAACAACACGATACTTATTAactgatgataataaaaatttttgtttacatttctCCGTACATACACCTACCCACTCCTGCCGCAATCACATTTGATATACGGGATACTATACTGCATACCCTTAGTTCTGTGCTTTGTACTGCATCTTAccaaatgatgataatgatatgaGTCAATAGTTGAACAAATAACAAGATAAATATCCAAAACGTTACATAGGTTTTAATTTTACCGTCATTTTGAAGTACCTGTTCATTCACAATATGCTGTgctatatttcataatttttgaAAATCAGTTTCTGTGGCTTAGCATTTCCCTCCCACCTCCACACACACTTGTCGTTAGTTTCTAACTCCTACAATTTTTCCTTTACCACtaatactactgctactgccGAACATGCACATATGAAAACCAGTTTTTAGTGTTTTGAACGTATTAATCTACGtctcttatttttttcttttcagtttttATTCGTTTCTATTATATCTTCTTAAGAAATCATTGGAACTTTGTTATCCATTTAAGCATACTCTCTCTACTATGAATGCCTTTTTCCTATGTCTAGCCTCCTCCACATCAACTAACTTACTAGTAACTGCTGTTTTAAATCAAGTATAGTCGTAGCAGGTATAATAAAAAGAGTAGCGGTAAGTAACACACAAAATGAAGTGATGTGATCTCATTCATATTGACCAAAATAACCAGTTCTTATGTCTTGAACCGGTACTGAATTATTAGTATTATGTGATCAATAATACACTTGCTAGACTTATTCGCATCAGTGCAAATGAAAATGTATGTATAATTTACTTTGTTATCCTACTATAACAACCTTAATAATCCCTTCGGACGTCATACTTAATGATAAACAAAAACGTACACTTTAATACATTTCTCACACCACTTGTTTGTTAATAAATCTTGTC
This window encodes:
- the GSP1_1 gene encoding GTP-binding nuclear protein gsp1/Ran, variant 2 (EggNog:ENOG410WFT0~COG:T), producing the protein MVSGLSPDLQNMDQIRRIMRPSDIPDTGLLCDILWSDPDKDVNGWAENDRGVSFTFGPDVVTKFLNRHDMDLICRAHQVVEDGFEFFCRRQLVTLFSAPNYCGEFDNAGGMMSVDENLTCSFQDIVNLCVDFCSNIDY